From the genome of Amia ocellicauda isolate fAmiCal2 chromosome 14, fAmiCal2.hap1, whole genome shotgun sequence, one region includes:
- the tox4b gene encoding TOX high mobility group box family member 4b isoform X1, with product MDLHFYTGLADGPGQHGEQDFLDASQPYNGYDAVNKFPGGSDNYLTISGAGHPFLSSSETFHTPSLGDEEFEIPPISLDPDSTLAVSDVVGHFADLQGSGAGGGGSVGGGGGGGGAGGGVGMVGRAGGGGDPSFSSPFTPPSQGLEHLSMGVITQPGGAMLSSTLSMDLGHSIGSQFSSSSPMTIDVPLSDINHGLLGHGQLTTIDQSELSAQLGLSLGGGTILPRPQSPDDRLSATPSPAGSLQDDDADDYRQCEKRVLVESPVSVSPAVISLSPVGDAVAATSALSLSSSSVPSSSAGHVHPPPPSLTAGGLRRGGAGGAGGGGGGGKKGKKKKDPNEPQKPVSAYALFFRDTQAAIKGQNPNATFGEVSKIVASMWDSLGEEQKQVYKRKTEAAKKEYLKALAAYRANQLSQTTIEVMDTEPSPPPPVPIPQAAPPPAPLRSPRIPHNAPNQNTITNICTSNIILDHPQVITRSRTGAHPSLTAGKSPGAASLQSSAPPLQPSVSAAAAHPPTVTKIIISKQMLAGSGHQIPTSVVTVIPATRILQQNPALSAAGASTVVTGPSRPPMLSQPPPLQQMQQPPPPRLQQMVHSQAPPPLQAKPRGGAGMAVSVTTAPPPPLQIKIVPAPLQAELAAPIIVTSSAGTAPVTVVQAAGPASSVASPPAMAVEVAQSACSPSAAEEAQEAEEFTAGAMEVELSVSPPQEEAPSPPPSRCVRAGCTNPPVDSKDWDREYCSNECVATHCRDIFMAWCSLRGQGSTTTVT from the exons ATGGATCTCCATTTTTACACCGGGCTGGCGGACGGCCCGGGCCAGCACGGCGAGCAGGACTTTCTGGACGCGTCGCAGCCGTACAACGGATACGACGCTGTCAATAAG TTCCCTGGAGGCAGTGACAACTATCTGACCATCTCTGGGGCTGGACAccccttcctctcctcctctgag acgTTTCACACCCCCTCCCTGGGTGATGAGGAGTTCGAGATCCCGCCCATCTCCCTGGACCCCGACTCGACGCTGGCCGTGTCGGACGTGGTCGGCCACTTCGCGGATCTGCAGGGCAGTGGTGCGGGGGGCGGCGGCTCCGTTGGGGGCGGCGGTGGCGGTGGAGGCGCAGGAGGCGGCGTGGGGATGGTGGGCAGGGCCGGCGGGGGAGGGGACCCCTCTTTCTCCTCGCCCTTCACCCCTCCCTCGCAGGGCCTGGAGCATCTGAGCATGGGAGTCATCACCCAGCCCGGGGGGGCGATGCTGAGCTCCACACTGAGCatg GACCTGGGCCACTCGATTGGCTCCCAGTTCAGCAGCTCCTCCCCAATGACCATCGACGTGCCACTGAGTGACATTAACCACGGCCTACTGGGGCACGGCCAGCTGACCACCATCGACCAGTCGGAGCTGAGCGCGCAGCTGGGGCTGAGTCTGGGGGGCGGGACCATCCTGCCCCGCCCTCAGTCTCCCGATGACCGACTGTCTGCCACGCCCTCCCCGGCAGGGTCGCTGCAGGACGACGACGCAGATGACTACAGACAG tgtGAGAAGCGGGTGCTGGTGGAGTCCccagtgtccgtctccccggctgTCATCTCTCTCAGCCCTGTGGGGGACGCCGTCGCTGCTACCTCCGCCCTCTCCCTGTCCTCGTCCTCCgtcccctcctcctccgccgGCCACGTCCACCCCCCGCCTCCCTCCCTCACGGCCGGCGGCCTGCGCAGAGGAGGAGCGGGAGGGGCCGGGGGAGGCGGCGGCGGGGGGAAGAaggggaagaagaagaaagaccCCAACGAGCCGCAGAAGCCCGTCTCGGCCTACGCGCTGTTCTTCAGGGACACGCAGGCGGCCATCAAGGGCCAGAACCCCAACGCCACCTTCGGGGAGGTGTCCAAGATCGTGGCCTCCATGTGGGACAGCCTGGGAGAGGAGCAGAAACAG gtGTACAAGCGAAAGACAGAAGCTGCTAAGAAGGAGTATCTGAAAGCACTCGCAGCCTACCGAGCCAATCAGCTGTCTCAG accACGATCGAAGTCATGGACACCGAAccttcccctccccccccagTGCCGATCCCCCAGGCTGCCCCGCCCCCAGCGCCCCTGCGCTCCCCCCGCATCCCGCACAACGCCCCCAACCAGAACACCATCACCAACATCTGCACCTCCAACATTATCCTGGACCACCCCCAGGTCATCACGCGCTCCCGCACCGGGGCGCACCCCAGCCTCACTGCCGGCAAGAGCCCCGGCGCCGCCTCCCTGCAGTCCTCCGCGCCCCCCCTGCAGCCCTCCGTCAGCGCCGCGGCCGCCCACCCCCCCACCGTCACCAAGATCATCATCTCCAAACAGATGCTGGCCGGCTCGGGCCACCAGATCCCCACCTCCGTGGTCACGGTGATCCCGGCCACCCGAATCCTGCAGCAGAACCCGGCCCTGTCCGCCGCCGGCGCCTCCACGGTGGTGACCGGGCCCAGCCGGCCACCCATGCTGAGCCAGCCGCCCCCGCTGCAGCAGATGCAGcagccccctcccccccgcCTCCAGCAGATGGTGCACTCCCAGGCCCCGCCCCCTCTGCAGGCCAAGCCCCGGGGCGGAGCCGGGATGGCGGTCTCGGTGACGACGGCCCCGCCCCCGCCCCTGCAGATCAAGATCGTCCCCGCCCCCCTGCAGGCGGAGCTAGCCGCGCCCATCATCGTGACCTCGTCGGCCGGGACCGCCCCCGTCACCGTCGTTCAGGCGGCAGGCCCTGCCTCCTCCGTCGCCTCTCCCCCCGCCATGGCCGTGGAGGTGGCGCAGTCCGCCTGTTCCCCCTCAGCCGCCGAGGAGGCCCAGGAGGCGGAAGAGTTCACGGCTGGAGCG ATGGAGGTGGAGCTGAGCGTGTCCCCCCCACAGGAGGAGGCCCCCTCACCGCCCCCCAGCCGCTGTGTGCGTGCTGGCTGCACCAACCCCCCCGTGGACAGCAAGGACTGGGACCGCGAATACTGCAGCAACGAGTGTGTCGCCACGCACTGCCG GGATATCTTCATGGCCTGGTGCTCCCTGCGAGGACAGGGCTCGACCACCACCGTCACCTAA
- the tox4b gene encoding TOX high mobility group box family member 4b isoform X2, with protein MEFPGGSDNYLTISGAGHPFLSSSETFHTPSLGDEEFEIPPISLDPDSTLAVSDVVGHFADLQGSGAGGGGSVGGGGGGGGAGGGVGMVGRAGGGGDPSFSSPFTPPSQGLEHLSMGVITQPGGAMLSSTLSMDLGHSIGSQFSSSSPMTIDVPLSDINHGLLGHGQLTTIDQSELSAQLGLSLGGGTILPRPQSPDDRLSATPSPAGSLQDDDADDYRQCEKRVLVESPVSVSPAVISLSPVGDAVAATSALSLSSSSVPSSSAGHVHPPPPSLTAGGLRRGGAGGAGGGGGGGKKGKKKKDPNEPQKPVSAYALFFRDTQAAIKGQNPNATFGEVSKIVASMWDSLGEEQKQVYKRKTEAAKKEYLKALAAYRANQLSQTTIEVMDTEPSPPPPVPIPQAAPPPAPLRSPRIPHNAPNQNTITNICTSNIILDHPQVITRSRTGAHPSLTAGKSPGAASLQSSAPPLQPSVSAAAAHPPTVTKIIISKQMLAGSGHQIPTSVVTVIPATRILQQNPALSAAGASTVVTGPSRPPMLSQPPPLQQMQQPPPPRLQQMVHSQAPPPLQAKPRGGAGMAVSVTTAPPPPLQIKIVPAPLQAELAAPIIVTSSAGTAPVTVVQAAGPASSVASPPAMAVEVAQSACSPSAAEEAQEAEEFTAGAMEVELSVSPPQEEAPSPPPSRCVRAGCTNPPVDSKDWDREYCSNECVATHCRDIFMAWCSLRGQGSTTTVT; from the exons ATGGAG TTCCCTGGAGGCAGTGACAACTATCTGACCATCTCTGGGGCTGGACAccccttcctctcctcctctgag acgTTTCACACCCCCTCCCTGGGTGATGAGGAGTTCGAGATCCCGCCCATCTCCCTGGACCCCGACTCGACGCTGGCCGTGTCGGACGTGGTCGGCCACTTCGCGGATCTGCAGGGCAGTGGTGCGGGGGGCGGCGGCTCCGTTGGGGGCGGCGGTGGCGGTGGAGGCGCAGGAGGCGGCGTGGGGATGGTGGGCAGGGCCGGCGGGGGAGGGGACCCCTCTTTCTCCTCGCCCTTCACCCCTCCCTCGCAGGGCCTGGAGCATCTGAGCATGGGAGTCATCACCCAGCCCGGGGGGGCGATGCTGAGCTCCACACTGAGCatg GACCTGGGCCACTCGATTGGCTCCCAGTTCAGCAGCTCCTCCCCAATGACCATCGACGTGCCACTGAGTGACATTAACCACGGCCTACTGGGGCACGGCCAGCTGACCACCATCGACCAGTCGGAGCTGAGCGCGCAGCTGGGGCTGAGTCTGGGGGGCGGGACCATCCTGCCCCGCCCTCAGTCTCCCGATGACCGACTGTCTGCCACGCCCTCCCCGGCAGGGTCGCTGCAGGACGACGACGCAGATGACTACAGACAG tgtGAGAAGCGGGTGCTGGTGGAGTCCccagtgtccgtctccccggctgTCATCTCTCTCAGCCCTGTGGGGGACGCCGTCGCTGCTACCTCCGCCCTCTCCCTGTCCTCGTCCTCCgtcccctcctcctccgccgGCCACGTCCACCCCCCGCCTCCCTCCCTCACGGCCGGCGGCCTGCGCAGAGGAGGAGCGGGAGGGGCCGGGGGAGGCGGCGGCGGGGGGAAGAaggggaagaagaagaaagaccCCAACGAGCCGCAGAAGCCCGTCTCGGCCTACGCGCTGTTCTTCAGGGACACGCAGGCGGCCATCAAGGGCCAGAACCCCAACGCCACCTTCGGGGAGGTGTCCAAGATCGTGGCCTCCATGTGGGACAGCCTGGGAGAGGAGCAGAAACAG gtGTACAAGCGAAAGACAGAAGCTGCTAAGAAGGAGTATCTGAAAGCACTCGCAGCCTACCGAGCCAATCAGCTGTCTCAG accACGATCGAAGTCATGGACACCGAAccttcccctccccccccagTGCCGATCCCCCAGGCTGCCCCGCCCCCAGCGCCCCTGCGCTCCCCCCGCATCCCGCACAACGCCCCCAACCAGAACACCATCACCAACATCTGCACCTCCAACATTATCCTGGACCACCCCCAGGTCATCACGCGCTCCCGCACCGGGGCGCACCCCAGCCTCACTGCCGGCAAGAGCCCCGGCGCCGCCTCCCTGCAGTCCTCCGCGCCCCCCCTGCAGCCCTCCGTCAGCGCCGCGGCCGCCCACCCCCCCACCGTCACCAAGATCATCATCTCCAAACAGATGCTGGCCGGCTCGGGCCACCAGATCCCCACCTCCGTGGTCACGGTGATCCCGGCCACCCGAATCCTGCAGCAGAACCCGGCCCTGTCCGCCGCCGGCGCCTCCACGGTGGTGACCGGGCCCAGCCGGCCACCCATGCTGAGCCAGCCGCCCCCGCTGCAGCAGATGCAGcagccccctcccccccgcCTCCAGCAGATGGTGCACTCCCAGGCCCCGCCCCCTCTGCAGGCCAAGCCCCGGGGCGGAGCCGGGATGGCGGTCTCGGTGACGACGGCCCCGCCCCCGCCCCTGCAGATCAAGATCGTCCCCGCCCCCCTGCAGGCGGAGCTAGCCGCGCCCATCATCGTGACCTCGTCGGCCGGGACCGCCCCCGTCACCGTCGTTCAGGCGGCAGGCCCTGCCTCCTCCGTCGCCTCTCCCCCCGCCATGGCCGTGGAGGTGGCGCAGTCCGCCTGTTCCCCCTCAGCCGCCGAGGAGGCCCAGGAGGCGGAAGAGTTCACGGCTGGAGCG ATGGAGGTGGAGCTGAGCGTGTCCCCCCCACAGGAGGAGGCCCCCTCACCGCCCCCCAGCCGCTGTGTGCGTGCTGGCTGCACCAACCCCCCCGTGGACAGCAAGGACTGGGACCGCGAATACTGCAGCAACGAGTGTGTCGCCACGCACTGCCG GGATATCTTCATGGCCTGGTGCTCCCTGCGAGGACAGGGCTCGACCACCACCGTCACCTAA
- the supt16h gene encoding FACT complex subunit SPT16 isoform X2, which translates to MLYCEEAQAETWLFGYELTDTIMVFCESKILFLASKKKVEFLKQVAVTKGNENANGLPPITLLVREKNESNKANFEKMVEAIRGSREGRSVGVFVKDKFPGEYMKSWNDTMTAEGLERVDISAAVAYCMAVKEEGELALMKKAASVTSEVFTKFFKERVMEIVDADEKVRHSKLAESVEKAIEEKKYLAGADPSTVEMCYPPIIQSGGHYSLKFSVVSDKTHMHFGAITCAMGIRYKSYCSNLVRTLMVDPPQDMQDNYGFLLQVEEELLKALKHGVKLSEVFSTVMDFVKKEKPELVAKLTKNLGFAMGIEFREGSLVINSKNQYKLKKGMVFSVSLGLSDLVNKEAKKEEQKKYALFLGDTVQVNEDDPATILTPVKKKIKNVGIFLKNEDEDEDEEEADNAEDLLGKGARATLLTERTRNEMTAEEKRRAHQKELADQMNEEAKRRLTAQKGEQQIQKARKSNVSYKSATQMPKEREIREMKIFIDKKYETVIMPVFGIATPFHIATIKNISMSVEGDYTYLRINFYCPGSSLGRHEGNIFPNPEATFVKEITYRASNLKAPGDPAVPSSNLQNAFRIIKEVQKRYKTREAEEKEKEGIVKQDSLVINLNRSNPKLKDLYIRPNITQKRMQGSLEAHTNGFRFTSVRGDKVDILYNNIKHSLFQPCDGEMIIVLHFHLKNAIMFGKKRHTDVQFYTEVGEITTDLGKHQHMHDRDDLYAEQMEREMRHKLKSAFKNFIEKVETLTREELEFEVPFRDLGFQGAPYRSTCLLQPTSSALCNVTEWPPFVVTLDEVELVHFERVQFHLKNFDIVIVYKDYSRKVTMINAVPVNSLDPIKEWLNSCDIKYTEGVQSLNWTKIMKTIVDDPEGFFEQGGWSFLDPESEDDAAGADSESEMEDETFNPSAEEDEYEEEDSDEDYSSETEDTDYSASLASDEESGKDWDELEEEARKADKESHYEEVDPTPTSRKRKGRSTAPPPSSKKKRRR; encoded by the exons ATGCTGTACTGTGAGGAAGCACAAGCTGAG ACCTGGCTCTTCGGCTACGAGCTGACCGACACCATCATGGTGTTCTGTGAGTCCAAGATCCTGTTCCTGGCCAGTAAAAAGAAGGTGGAGTTCCTCAAGCAGGTGGCCGTTACGAAGGGCAACGAGAATGCCAACGGcctgccccccatcaccctgCTGGTCCGAGAGAAG AACGAGAGCAACAAGGCGAACTTCGAGAAGATGGTGGAGGCGATCCGGGGCAGCCGGGAGGGCCGCAGCGTGGGTGTGTTCGTCAAGGACAAGTTCCCCGGGGAGTACATGAAGAGCTGGAACGACACGATGACCGCCGAGGGGCTGGAGAGG gtggacATCAGCGCGGCGGTGGCGTACTGCATGGCGGTGAAGGAGGAGGGCGAGCTGGCCTTGATGAAGAAGGCGGCGAGCGTCACCAGCGAGGTCTTCACCAAGTTCTTCAAGGAGAGGGTGATGGAGATCGTGGACGCGGACGAG AAGGTGCGCCACAGCAAGCTGGCGGAGTCGGTGGAGAAGGCCATCGAGGAGAAGAAGTACCTGGCGGGGGCCGACCCTTCCACTGTGGAGATGTGCTACCCCCCCATCATACAGAGCGGCGGCCACTACAGCCTCAAATTCAGCGTGGTCAG tgataAGACCCACATGCACTTCGGGGCGATCACCTGCGCCATGGGCATCCGCTACAAGTCCTACTGCTCCAACCTGGTGCGCACACTCATGGTCGACCCCCCCCAGGATATGCAGGACAACTACGGCTTCCTGCTGcaggtggaggaggagctgcTCAAGGCTCTGAAGCacg gtgTGAAGCTGTCTGAAGTGTTCAGTACTGTGATGGATTTTGTGAAGAAGGAGAAGCCAGAGCTGGTGGCGAAACTCACCAAAAACCTGGG GTTTGCCATGGGTATTGAGTTCCGGGAGGGCTCCCTCGTCATCAACAGCAAGAACCAGTACAAACTGAAgaaag GGATGGTGTTCAGTGTTAGTCTGGGCCTCTCTGACCTCGTCAACAAGGAGGCGAAGAAGGAGGAGCAGAAAAAGTACGCCCTGTTCCTGGGAGACACCGTGCAAGTCAACGAG GATGACCCGGCCACCATTCTCACGCCTGTCAAGAAGAAGATCAAGAACGTTGGCATCTTCCTGAAG AATGAGGATGAGGACGAGGATGAGGAAGAGGCCGACAACGCGGAGGATCTCCTGGGCAAGGGCGCCAGGGCCACCCTGCTGACCGAGAGAACCAGG AACGAGATGACCGCGGAGGAGAAGAGGAGGGCCCATCAGAAGGAGCTGGCGGACCAGATGAACGAGGAGGCCAAGCGCAGGCTGACTGCGCAGAAAGGGGAGCAGCAGATACAGAA AGCACGCAAGTCCAATGTGTCCTATAAGAGCGCAACTCAGATGCCGAAGGAGCGAGAGATCAGGGAGATGAAGATTTTCATCGACAAGAAATACGAGACGGTCATCATGCCCGTGTTCGGCATTGCCACACCCTTCCACATCGCCACCATCAAG AATATCAGTATGTCAGTGGAGGGAGACTACACATACCTGAGGATTAACTTCTACTGCCCCGGCAGCTCGCTGGGGCGGCACGAGGGCAACATCTTCCCCAACCCGGAGGCCACCTTCGTCAAGGAGAT TACGTACCGGGCCTCCAACCTGAAGGCCCCCGGGGACCCGGCGGTGCCCTCGTCCAACCTGCAGAACGCCTTCCGCATCATCAAGGAGGTGCAGAAGCGCTACAAGACCCGCGAGGccgaggagaaggagaaggagggcATCGTGAAGCAGGACTCGCTGGTCATCAACCTCAACCGATCCAACCCCAAGCTCAAGGACCTGTACATCCGGCCTAACATCACCCAGAAGAGGATGCAGGGCTCTCTGGAGGCGCACACCAACG GGTTCCGGTTCACCTCGGTGCGGGGGGACAAGGTGGACATCCTGTACAACAACATCAAGCACTCGCTCTTCCAGCCCTGCGACGGTGAGATGATCATCGTGCTGCACTTCCACCTCAAG AACGCAATCATGTTCGGGAAGAAGCGGCACACGGACGTGCAGTTCTACACGGAGGTGGGCGAGATCACCACTGACCTGGGCAAGCACCAGCACATGCACGACCGGGACGACCTGTATGCCGAGCAG atggagagagagatgagacACAAGCTGAAGTCTGCGTTCAAGAACTTCATCGAGAAGGTGGAGACGCTGACCAGGGAGGAGCTGGAGTTCGAAGTGCCTTTCAGAGACCtggg GTTCCAGGGCGCCCCCTACAGGAGCACCTGCCTACTGCAGCCCACCAGCAGCGCGCTGTGCAATGTCACGGAGTGG CCCCCGTTCGTGGTGACTCTGGACGAGGTGGAGCTGGTGCACTTCGAGCGTGTGCAGTTCCACCTCAAAAACTTCGACATCGTCATTGTGTACAAGGACTACAGCCGCAAGGTCACCATGATCAACGCCGTGCCGGTCAACTCACTCGACCCTATCAAGGAGTGGCTCAA ctcgTGTGATATTAAGTACACAGAGGGCGTCCAGTCCCTGAACTGGACGAAGATCATGAAGACGATCGTAGACGACCCCGAGGGGTTCTTCGAGCAGGGCGGCTGGTCCTTCCTGGACCCCGAGAGCGAG gACGACGCGGCGGGGGCCGACTCGGAGTCGGAGATGGAGGACGAGACGTTCAACCCCTCTGCGGAGGAGGATGAATACGAGGAGGAGGACAGCGATGAGGACTACTCCTCCGAGACCGAGGACACCG attaCAGTGCGTCTCTGGCCAGTGATGAGGAGAGTGGGAAGGACTGGGACGAACTGGAGGAGGAGGCCAGAAAAG CTGACAAGGAGAGTCACTATGAGGAGGTGGaccccacccccaccagcaGGAAGAGGAAAGGCCGCTCCACCGCGCCCCCCCCCAGCAGCAAGAAGAAGCGCCGACGCTAG
- the supt16h gene encoding FACT complex subunit SPT16 isoform X1, with protein sequence MAVNLDKEAYYRRIKRLYGNWKKGEDEFGKVDAIVVSVGVDEEIVYAKSTALQTWLFGYELTDTIMVFCESKILFLASKKKVEFLKQVAVTKGNENANGLPPITLLVREKNESNKANFEKMVEAIRGSREGRSVGVFVKDKFPGEYMKSWNDTMTAEGLERVDISAAVAYCMAVKEEGELALMKKAASVTSEVFTKFFKERVMEIVDADEKVRHSKLAESVEKAIEEKKYLAGADPSTVEMCYPPIIQSGGHYSLKFSVVSDKTHMHFGAITCAMGIRYKSYCSNLVRTLMVDPPQDMQDNYGFLLQVEEELLKALKHGVKLSEVFSTVMDFVKKEKPELVAKLTKNLGFAMGIEFREGSLVINSKNQYKLKKGMVFSVSLGLSDLVNKEAKKEEQKKYALFLGDTVQVNEDDPATILTPVKKKIKNVGIFLKNEDEDEDEEEADNAEDLLGKGARATLLTERTRNEMTAEEKRRAHQKELADQMNEEAKRRLTAQKGEQQIQKARKSNVSYKSATQMPKEREIREMKIFIDKKYETVIMPVFGIATPFHIATIKNISMSVEGDYTYLRINFYCPGSSLGRHEGNIFPNPEATFVKEITYRASNLKAPGDPAVPSSNLQNAFRIIKEVQKRYKTREAEEKEKEGIVKQDSLVINLNRSNPKLKDLYIRPNITQKRMQGSLEAHTNGFRFTSVRGDKVDILYNNIKHSLFQPCDGEMIIVLHFHLKNAIMFGKKRHTDVQFYTEVGEITTDLGKHQHMHDRDDLYAEQMEREMRHKLKSAFKNFIEKVETLTREELEFEVPFRDLGFQGAPYRSTCLLQPTSSALCNVTEWPPFVVTLDEVELVHFERVQFHLKNFDIVIVYKDYSRKVTMINAVPVNSLDPIKEWLNSCDIKYTEGVQSLNWTKIMKTIVDDPEGFFEQGGWSFLDPESEDDAAGADSESEMEDETFNPSAEEDEYEEEDSDEDYSSETEDTDYSASLASDEESGKDWDELEEEARKADKESHYEEVDPTPTSRKRKGRSTAPPPSSKKKRRR encoded by the exons ATGGCGGTAAACTTGGATAAGGAGGCTTACTATCGCCGGATCAAGCGGCTGTACGGCAACTGGAAG AAAGGGGAGGATGAGTTCGGGAAGGTGGACGCCATCGTGGTGTCGGTGGGAGTGGACGAGGAGATCGTGTACGCCAAATCCACCGCCCTGCAG ACCTGGCTCTTCGGCTACGAGCTGACCGACACCATCATGGTGTTCTGTGAGTCCAAGATCCTGTTCCTGGCCAGTAAAAAGAAGGTGGAGTTCCTCAAGCAGGTGGCCGTTACGAAGGGCAACGAGAATGCCAACGGcctgccccccatcaccctgCTGGTCCGAGAGAAG AACGAGAGCAACAAGGCGAACTTCGAGAAGATGGTGGAGGCGATCCGGGGCAGCCGGGAGGGCCGCAGCGTGGGTGTGTTCGTCAAGGACAAGTTCCCCGGGGAGTACATGAAGAGCTGGAACGACACGATGACCGCCGAGGGGCTGGAGAGG gtggacATCAGCGCGGCGGTGGCGTACTGCATGGCGGTGAAGGAGGAGGGCGAGCTGGCCTTGATGAAGAAGGCGGCGAGCGTCACCAGCGAGGTCTTCACCAAGTTCTTCAAGGAGAGGGTGATGGAGATCGTGGACGCGGACGAG AAGGTGCGCCACAGCAAGCTGGCGGAGTCGGTGGAGAAGGCCATCGAGGAGAAGAAGTACCTGGCGGGGGCCGACCCTTCCACTGTGGAGATGTGCTACCCCCCCATCATACAGAGCGGCGGCCACTACAGCCTCAAATTCAGCGTGGTCAG tgataAGACCCACATGCACTTCGGGGCGATCACCTGCGCCATGGGCATCCGCTACAAGTCCTACTGCTCCAACCTGGTGCGCACACTCATGGTCGACCCCCCCCAGGATATGCAGGACAACTACGGCTTCCTGCTGcaggtggaggaggagctgcTCAAGGCTCTGAAGCacg gtgTGAAGCTGTCTGAAGTGTTCAGTACTGTGATGGATTTTGTGAAGAAGGAGAAGCCAGAGCTGGTGGCGAAACTCACCAAAAACCTGGG GTTTGCCATGGGTATTGAGTTCCGGGAGGGCTCCCTCGTCATCAACAGCAAGAACCAGTACAAACTGAAgaaag GGATGGTGTTCAGTGTTAGTCTGGGCCTCTCTGACCTCGTCAACAAGGAGGCGAAGAAGGAGGAGCAGAAAAAGTACGCCCTGTTCCTGGGAGACACCGTGCAAGTCAACGAG GATGACCCGGCCACCATTCTCACGCCTGTCAAGAAGAAGATCAAGAACGTTGGCATCTTCCTGAAG AATGAGGATGAGGACGAGGATGAGGAAGAGGCCGACAACGCGGAGGATCTCCTGGGCAAGGGCGCCAGGGCCACCCTGCTGACCGAGAGAACCAGG AACGAGATGACCGCGGAGGAGAAGAGGAGGGCCCATCAGAAGGAGCTGGCGGACCAGATGAACGAGGAGGCCAAGCGCAGGCTGACTGCGCAGAAAGGGGAGCAGCAGATACAGAA AGCACGCAAGTCCAATGTGTCCTATAAGAGCGCAACTCAGATGCCGAAGGAGCGAGAGATCAGGGAGATGAAGATTTTCATCGACAAGAAATACGAGACGGTCATCATGCCCGTGTTCGGCATTGCCACACCCTTCCACATCGCCACCATCAAG AATATCAGTATGTCAGTGGAGGGAGACTACACATACCTGAGGATTAACTTCTACTGCCCCGGCAGCTCGCTGGGGCGGCACGAGGGCAACATCTTCCCCAACCCGGAGGCCACCTTCGTCAAGGAGAT TACGTACCGGGCCTCCAACCTGAAGGCCCCCGGGGACCCGGCGGTGCCCTCGTCCAACCTGCAGAACGCCTTCCGCATCATCAAGGAGGTGCAGAAGCGCTACAAGACCCGCGAGGccgaggagaaggagaaggagggcATCGTGAAGCAGGACTCGCTGGTCATCAACCTCAACCGATCCAACCCCAAGCTCAAGGACCTGTACATCCGGCCTAACATCACCCAGAAGAGGATGCAGGGCTCTCTGGAGGCGCACACCAACG GGTTCCGGTTCACCTCGGTGCGGGGGGACAAGGTGGACATCCTGTACAACAACATCAAGCACTCGCTCTTCCAGCCCTGCGACGGTGAGATGATCATCGTGCTGCACTTCCACCTCAAG AACGCAATCATGTTCGGGAAGAAGCGGCACACGGACGTGCAGTTCTACACGGAGGTGGGCGAGATCACCACTGACCTGGGCAAGCACCAGCACATGCACGACCGGGACGACCTGTATGCCGAGCAG atggagagagagatgagacACAAGCTGAAGTCTGCGTTCAAGAACTTCATCGAGAAGGTGGAGACGCTGACCAGGGAGGAGCTGGAGTTCGAAGTGCCTTTCAGAGACCtggg GTTCCAGGGCGCCCCCTACAGGAGCACCTGCCTACTGCAGCCCACCAGCAGCGCGCTGTGCAATGTCACGGAGTGG CCCCCGTTCGTGGTGACTCTGGACGAGGTGGAGCTGGTGCACTTCGAGCGTGTGCAGTTCCACCTCAAAAACTTCGACATCGTCATTGTGTACAAGGACTACAGCCGCAAGGTCACCATGATCAACGCCGTGCCGGTCAACTCACTCGACCCTATCAAGGAGTGGCTCAA ctcgTGTGATATTAAGTACACAGAGGGCGTCCAGTCCCTGAACTGGACGAAGATCATGAAGACGATCGTAGACGACCCCGAGGGGTTCTTCGAGCAGGGCGGCTGGTCCTTCCTGGACCCCGAGAGCGAG gACGACGCGGCGGGGGCCGACTCGGAGTCGGAGATGGAGGACGAGACGTTCAACCCCTCTGCGGAGGAGGATGAATACGAGGAGGAGGACAGCGATGAGGACTACTCCTCCGAGACCGAGGACACCG attaCAGTGCGTCTCTGGCCAGTGATGAGGAGAGTGGGAAGGACTGGGACGAACTGGAGGAGGAGGCCAGAAAAG CTGACAAGGAGAGTCACTATGAGGAGGTGGaccccacccccaccagcaGGAAGAGGAAAGGCCGCTCCACCGCGCCCCCCCCCAGCAGCAAGAAGAAGCGCCGACGCTAG